One genomic region from Pseudorca crassidens isolate mPseCra1 chromosome 11, mPseCra1.hap1, whole genome shotgun sequence encodes:
- the GLIPR1 gene encoding glioma pathogenesis-related protein 1, whose translation MPDSLSMRVALAVTPWMLSVVSSSSSPANTLPDIENEDFIKDCVRMHNKFRSEVTPKASDMLYMTWDPVLAQIAKAWARNCQFAHNIQLKLPHKLHPNFTSLGENLWTGSLYLFSVSSAVTDWYNEIQYYDFKTRKCDKVCGHYTQIVWADSYKVGCAVQFCSRVAGFESLRNGAHFICNYGPAGNYPTWPYKKGSTCSACPSNDNCLDNLCANPQRDKVTRYYSVVFPDWPIFPRNRYTSLFLIVTPPILILSVIIISLVKHKYPHLVLLN comes from the exons ATGCCAGACAGTCTGAGCATGCGAGTCGCACTTGCTGTGACACCCTGGATGCTCTCTGTGGTCTCCAGTTCTTCCTCTCCAGCAAATACTTTGCCAGATATCGAAAATGAAGATTTCATCAAAGACTGTGTTCGAATGCACAACAAGTTCCGATCAGAAGTGACTCCAAAAGCCAGTGATATGCTATACATG ACTTGGGACCCAGTACTAGCCCAAATTGCAAAAGCATGGGCAAGGAACTGTCAGTTTGCACACAACATACAGCTGAAGCTACCCCACAAGCTGCACCCAAATTTCACTTCACTGGGAGAAAACCTCTGGACTGGGTCTCTGTACCTCTTTTCTGTGTCTTCAGCCGTCACAGACTGGTACAACGAAATTCAGTACTATGACTTCAAGACTCGGAAATGTGACAAGGTCTGTGGCCATTATACTCAG attGTTTGGGCAGATAGTTACAAAGTTGGCTGTGCAGTACAGTTTTGTTCTCGAGTTGCTGGCTTTGAAAGTCTTCGCAATGGAGCACATTTTATATGCAACTATGGACCAGC AGGCAATTACCCAACCTGGCCATATAAAAAAGGATCCACATGCAGTGCCTGCCCCAGTAACGACAACTGTCTGGACAATCTCTGTG ctAACCCACAACGAGACAAAGTGACAC GTTACTACTCTGTTGTGTTTCCAGACTGGCCAATATTTCCACGTAACAGATACACATCTCTTTTCCTCATTGTTACTCCACCAATCCTAATACTGAGTGTTATAATTATCAGTTTGGTCAAGCACAAATACCCTCATTTAGTTCTTCTGAACTAA